The following are from one region of the Theropithecus gelada isolate Dixy chromosome 6, Tgel_1.0, whole genome shotgun sequence genome:
- the CKMT2 gene encoding creatine kinase S-type, mitochondrial, translated as MASIFSKLLTGRNASLLFATMGTSALTTGYLLNRQKVCAEIREQPRLFPPSADYPDLRKHNNCMAECLTPAIYAKLRNKVTPNGYTLDQCIQTGVDNPGHPFIKTVGMVAGDEESYEVFADLFDPVIKLRHNGYDPRVMKHTTDLDASKITQGQFDERYVLSSRVRTGRSIRGLSLPPACTRAERREVENVAITALEGLKGDLAGRYYKLSEMTEQDQQRLIDDHFLFDKPVSPLLTCAGMARDWPDARGIWHNYDKTFLIWINEEDHTRVISMEKGGNMKRVFERFCRGLKEVERLIQERGWEFMWNERLGYILTCPSNLGTGLRAGVHVRIPKLSKDPRFSKILENLRLQKRGTGGVDTAAVADVYDISNIDRIGRSEVELVQIVIDGVNYLVDCEKKLERGQDIKVPPPLPQFGKK; from the exons ATGGCCAGTATCTTTTCTAAGTTGCTAACTGGCCGCAATGCTTCTCTGCTGTTTGCTACCATGGGCACCAGTGCCCTGACCACTGGGTACCTGCTGAACCGGCAGAAAGTGTGTGCCGAGATCCGGGAGCAGCCCAGGTTATTCCCTCCAAG CGCAGACTACCCAGACCTGCGCAAGCACAACAACTGCATGGCTGAGTGCCTCACCCCTGCCATCTATGCCAAGCTTCGCAACAAGGTGACGCCCAACGGCTACACCCTGGACCAGTgcatccagactggagtggacAACCCTGGCCACCCCTTCATAAAGActgtgggcatggtggctggtgacGAGGAGTCCTATGAG GTGTTTGCTGACCTTTTTGACCCCGTCATCAAACTAAGACACAATGGCTACGACCCCAGAGTGATGAAGCACACAACAGATCTGGACGCATCCAAG ATCACCCAAGGGCAGTTCGATGAGCGTTATGTGCTGTCTTCTCGGGTGCGCACTGGCCGCAGCATCCGTGGGCTAAGCCTGCCGCCCGCCTGCACCCGGGCGGAGCGGAGGGAGGTGGAGAACGTGGCCATCACCGCCCTGGAGGGCCTCAAGGGGGACCTGGCTGGCCGCTACTACAAGCTGTCCGAGATGACGGAGCAGGATCAGCAGCGGCTCATCGAT GACCACTTTCTGTTTGATAAGCCAGTGTCCCCTTTATTAACATGTGCTGGGATGGCCCGTGACTGGCCAGATGCCAGGGGAATCTG GCATAATTATGATAAGACATTTCTCATCTGGATAAATGAGGAGGATCACACCAGGGTAATCTCAATGGAAAAAGGAGGCAATATGAAACGAGTATTTGAGCGATTCTGTCGTGGACTAAAAGAA GTAGAACGGTTAATCCAAGAACGAGGCTGGGAGTTCATGTGGAATGAGCGCCTAGGATACATTTTGACCTGTCCTTCGAACCTTGGAACAGGACTACGAGCTGGTGTCCACGTTAGGATCCCAAAGCTCAGCAAG GACCCACGCTTTTCTAAGATCCTGGAAAACCTAAGACTCCAGAAGCGTGGCACAGGTGGTGTGGACACTGCCGCAGTCGCAGATGTGTACGACATTTCCAACATAGATAGAATTGGTCGATCAGAG GTTGAGCTTGTTCAGATAGTCATCGATGGAGTCAATTACCTGGTGGATTGTGAAAAGAAGTTGGAGAGAGGCCAAGATATTAAGGTGCCACCCCCTCTGCCTCAGTTTGGCAAAAAGTGa